From the genome of Mastacembelus armatus chromosome 12, fMasArm1.2, whole genome shotgun sequence:
TATGTTTCCCCTGCAGTGTTTCGTCTGTGGGACGTTAAGAAATGAAATAATCTCTTAGCACAGCGACGGATTTGACAGCTTGTTCACATCAATAAAGCCAAAGCTAATCACATATTGTCATGGTTGTGGCATAATAAACCAGACTTTCTTTTTTGGAGACCACCCTGTCATCAGTCTGTAACAACTTCCTCTATCATCTTTATGTCAGATCAAAAACCAGACGGTTCCCACCTCCCTCAGACAACCCTACTCTTCTCCTTTCATGCTCTCAAAAGCTGACAGTCAGCTGCAGTTAGGGATGTTGGAGCAGTTGCCAGTCGTGACTGACAACCATTATCCACGAATACAAAAGGGAAATGGTGTCGTCATGATAAGGCAGTCGGTACAGAAGCCACTTGTCAGAATTTGTGAGTCAAGTGTATTAAAAATATgtcttcaaaaacacaaaaaaataacctatttatctgttttctgaATTCTTACCAGAATAAAACAAACGATTAATCAAAAATGTGCAGTTGcataattaaatttaaattgtaATGATCATCATTAAGCATGATCCTCAGAGTTCAGAGCTGAGGAAAAGGCTTCTGGTTCTTGGCATCCCAACTGCATTTCAACAGAAAGTCCTGAAAATGTTTGAGAGCATGGAGTCATTCAAACTTTGTCACAGAAGATTTGTTGTGTCTTACGATGCAGCAGTGAAGTAGATTTCCCAAAATGCAGTTCTCTCTCTgtgcatttcagtgttttttgtttccgCAATGTGTCAAATCAGGAGTCAGCTCCAGGTGATCTGCTGTCACCTTTGACCTCGGAGAGCATCAACGGTACAGACGATGAGAGAgtcacaccagacacacctcagCACACTGAAGCCAGAGCAGAACCTTCCCAGAATGCTCTGCCCTTCTCGCACAGGTAAACCGCAGCCAGGTAAACCTGAGGTCAGAGCGGTGCCCGACTGGAGGCAAAGTGTCAAACATCAccaaatattatattatattatattacagatgtgattttaaaatcaatttaattCATTCAGGGTAGTTTTTatgaaacagcattttaaatgttCACTCATCCTGATCACTAAATGATCATATCCAGCAGTGTAAATGTGACGCTACTAGTCTGTTAGCAGCTCTCAGGAGTGTTGCTTTAAAACCAACTTGGCAGAGCGCTGCAGCGTCTGCTGAATGTGTCGATTCACTCATTCATTATTAATCCGGTCCCCGGGCCTCAGGACAGCACAGAAGCATTCcattaaaacacagcacacatccTTCCTATTAATTATAAACTACCAAATGAGCAGAGATGGGCTTTGTACATACTGTTGTCTGATCACACTGACATCAGGGGATGTTAATGCAGCAGAAAAATAcgttttaaaaagtgaaaatgaattaaatttttCCTGACATTGCTGATTACAGCAGTTGGTTTAATGTATGGATTTTAATCAGGCTGCTTGACTGGGAGAGAATCCATGATGACAGTTTGTAGTTTCAGTCCTGATAACGTTCTTCTTTGTCTCCTCGTGTCTTTCAAGTTCATCCAGCATCAATAAGCactgggaggcagagctggcGGCACTAAAGGGGAACAACGCCAAACTGACAGCAGCTCTGCTCGAGTCCACAGCCAACGTCAAACAGTGGAAACAACAGCTGGCGGCCTATCAGGAGGAAGCTGAGAGGCTGCACAAACGGGTACTCACTTTCTTCTACAGACTgatgtgattggctgaaagtTACTTCTTTTTGCCATGTCCTGATGAAGATTGGTTTTGTTTGCCAGGTGACGGAGTTGGAGTGTGTGAGCGGCCAAACGACAGTCATCAAATCTCAAAAGACAGAACTTAACCAGACGATAGAGGAGCTGGAGTTGGCTTTGAAGGCCAaagaggaggtgtgtgtgacgtGGATGTGTTAGTGTTGAGAGTATTAACACCCAAACATCGCTTGTGAGCTTAATTTTGACTCTTTCTGTAAACACCTCCAGGAGTTAGAGAGACTTAAAGCAGAGGTGCAGAGTGCCAATGAGTTTCAGTCTCAAAAAGACGCCCTTGCACAGAAACTCCAGGTGAGTAGAGCACTGTGCTACGTTGTTGTTCCACAGACCAGACAACTGGAAGAGTTTCTGAGCCGTCAGCTTCTGACAGACTTTACTTCCATGCGTCCAAGTGTctaatttgtgttttgcatCAGGACACGGAGTCGAGGAACCAGGTCCTGGAGGCCCAGCTGAGCGACCTAGAGCAGCGTCTGGAGAGCAGCCAGCTGGAGAGGGAAGCCTTTCGCGACAGTCTGCGCTccctgctggagctgctggacaGCAAGATCTTCGAGCTGACCGAGCTGCGGGACACGCTGGCCAAGCTCATCGAAGGTAGCTAGAGACGCACacacgcagcagcagcagcagcagctgctcacaGAGTCAGTCTGGAGTGAAGCCACCGGCACTTACGCTCATTGACACGTAGAACaacttgaatttttttttttcccccacatgCATACGATACACGTATGTTTACACACAAGTTTATGCATCAACCACACACACGTTCACGTC
Proteins encoded in this window:
- the homer1 gene encoding homer protein homolog 1 isoform X1, which codes for MEIFFFFVLFKSLQLVQNDQGALRMNVTDFSFSSVLSTYSIYQMNRHNHDLLMPPEQPIFSTRAHVFQIDPNTKKNWLPTSKHAVTVSYFFDSTRNVYRIISLDGSKAIINSTITPNMTFTKTSQKFGQWADSRANTVYGLGFSSESHLVKFADKFAEFKEAARLAKEKSQEKMELTSTPSQESAPGDLLSPLTSESINGTDDERVTPDTPQHTEARAEPSQNALPFSHSSSSINKHWEAELAALKGNNAKLTAALLESTANVKQWKQQLAAYQEEAERLHKRVTELECVSGQTTVIKSQKTELNQTIEELELALKAKEEELERLKAEVQSANEFQSQKDALAQKLQDTESRNQVLEAQLSDLEQRLESSQLEREAFRDSLRSLLELLDSKIFELTELRDTLAKLIEGS
- the homer1 gene encoding homer protein homolog 1 isoform X2; protein product: MAQRTPRKSQRLKRGFMNSRFIEIEGEQPIFSTRAHVFQIDPNTKKNWLPTSKHAVTVSYFFDSTRNVYRIISLDGSKAIINSTITPNMTFTKTSQKFGQWADSRANTVYGLGFSSESHLVKFADKFAEFKEAARLAKEKSQEKMELTSTPSQESAPGDLLSPLTSESINGTDDERVTPDTPQHTEARAEPSQNALPFSHSSSSINKHWEAELAALKGNNAKLTAALLESTANVKQWKQQLAAYQEEAERLHKRVTELECVSGQTTVIKSQKTELNQTIEELELALKAKEEELERLKAEVQSANEFQSQKDALAQKLQDTESRNQVLEAQLSDLEQRLESSQLEREAFRDSLRSLLELLDSKIFELTELRDTLAKLIEGS